In the Glycine max cultivar Williams 82 chromosome 6, Glycine_max_v4.0, whole genome shotgun sequence genome, taatttttagtATGAATCATACTCTCATGTAAAATGCATTTGATATGGTTGTGACATTACAACTcatattacatttattttcaGCATGAAGGgacaaagaaaaaaggaaacacaATGTAGTGTATGGTAATTTGGAATAAATTATGTACAAACTTTATTCATCAAATATAGGTTTAGATCATATACATCATGTACAATGATAACAGGCAACAATAAAATACAAGTTAAGGTACAAGTTTAAGCTACAATTTGTTGTTCATCCTATACAATTTTGTGTCCATTCTAGATGTTTTTATTTGCTGAGAATACAAGTTGTGTAGACTTCAATCAAGCTTCTTTTGTTGCTGTTCATGTTAGTCATTTTCTGGCTTGGGACATTGACATGTGTGGCCGCGAAcaatttctttatcttttgctCAATAAGGGATAAATTTGCAACAGGTTGaatccaatatttttatatgccAAGAGTTGTTCATGTGTTAAAAGCTCTGGGTTAAGCCAAAGAGGAGACAAATCCAGTAGCTCATTCTTCTTGGCTTGCAAAAGTTGAAAGGCAAGAAAATAAGATTTAACCAAATGTACTTAGCAATGATCTTGACTATGAATGCAGGGATATTCAAATTAGGTAGACCCTCTAGCCTAATGATGGTTCTATTCTCAAATTTTATTGCCAACACTCAATTTTCATGTccaaaatacacaaaaaaatattgtgctatggataaaatattttgatagaaTGAAGACGACATGAAGTACAATGTACATGGGCTAATGCAAGTTAACTAGCTATTCGTTTGGGTGCTTTTGACATAGGGATGAAAATGAGCCGAACAACTTGTTAAGGGCCTTTGACTCAACCTATTTAAGGTTCGGCTCGGCTTAACTTGTTTATTATAAAGGTTAAGCTCAagctttataaaatatttttttaaataaaaaggtcaaactcaaattataaaaaaaacttgttaaccATGACAAGTCGGTCtgtttaagtaataataataataataactattattaatattaaataaaaaacgaaGCTTATCTTTacataaggataaaatgaaactaGCTACGTTGTTGTCCTCCATAAGTTTGAATTAGAGTATTAGTACACTTTTTTTATAagtgatatattttttgtaatacaCTTTTTCTTATTGATTGAATATCAATTCAGTTAATTTAGAGAAATAAAattcaccaaaaagaaaaaaaaaatgagatctatatatttaacaaaacttaaataaaactTCATGCACTCTGGTACATTCCAAAAACTATATATGTTACACTACTCCTAAAATCTACAATTAAAGTTACATAGAAAAGCTAACAAAAATAAACTTCACATTCCATGGAGtgtaaatattacattaaataataatCCTAATGGAAAACAGTTGACAATATTAAAAGGATAATATCTTAATCATCTACTCTATAAAATTCACATATTAAACCTTTCTAGGCCAATCCTATCAcactcaataaaaaataatgtgtcaaaaaaatatttaagaattataaCTAACATTCCTCTAGaaagaatgaaacaaatataacaaaGCAGTCCCTGAAAAAGTGAAGTACACCAAACTAATTACTATGAAAAGACCCCTAGGCCCTAGCAAGGAATTTGGTCAATGAACCATCTAAGAACTCGAATTGGAAGCTTTACAAGATTCACACCCACTTTGGCCAATTCTCCGCAGCCTTTGAAACATGAACACAAGCAACTCAATATTGACCTGCATTGCCATCACCAAAATTCATGTTCAAAAaatgggaagaaaaaaaaaagaaaaggaggaaTTCATAGTACGAAAAATTTTATGCGAGAAACTAACAACAAATTATAGTAAAAATGATTATGAagatagttattaataaatttattatatgtgaTAATTTGTGATATCTCTTTAGGCCGTTTATAGATGAAAAAACTTCTCTTAAATGAATATATGGTATATATCAACCAATCAgccaaagaatgaaaaaatagagACAAACGGTCAAGGAATggattaattaatgattaatgaaCACAAGTAATGATGTAAACAAAGGAAAATGAAACTTAGAAAAAGAACACAGAAGCATAGAAAATTGGatagaaattagaaaattttacatACCCAATAAGCCACATGATTGCACCCACAGGACAAAAGACCAAAGAAACAAGAGCGAAGGGTAATCCAATCACGAAACCCAATGGCCTGCACTCGCAAAATTCACCTTCcatattgattttcttatcgTTGTGTCAAAGTGGAATGTGTTTCTCTGCGATCTgaatctgaagaagaagaagaagaatgaagagaagTGGAATTGGTTTTTGTAGTATATAATAGTGTTTTGATTTCGATGTAATTTCGTTGGAAGACCCACCGTGAAGAGAACTCCGATGACTTGCTTTTATTCTCACGTTGACCTTcggttggtattttttttttctttttaaacttaTGTGATTCATTTAGCGTGCCGTGCATGATATGATAATAATATAAGACCCGAGAATATAAATTCTAGcagcataaattattattattattgctatttcataaaaaagtagcatatattattcaaataaaaggTAATCGATAATTAATCAATCAAGaatcatcaataataataaaaaatagacataaaaaatcaataatcaatcaatcactaataacaatatattataaaataagatttactATGTAGTCACATGTCACGTAAAAACACCAATAGTATCTTCAGggaaaaaatcaattatatattttgttttaatatttaatttataaatatgcatatttttggaaattaatgtaattataatgaatatatattttgatcaaACCAATCaatcatattattaaattttataaactatGGTAAGTGATTTATTAAAGTAtatggaattttattttataattatcgttgtatattttatgagaattataatttttttataattacagtaatattatatgaattattttatatatttaaaaatttattaattaaaaaatacataattatattaattaaaataattatttacatataaaatagttgaattaatacatatattaattaaggatgtcactttgtttttttcttcttttctcatgtggcaGACTAAGCAGATgatatttgtttcttaaaaaaactaaaaagtattatttttaattaaaaatcgtttagaaaaacacataaaaaaacataaatctatttatttttattataatatatttaaaaaaatcatacaaattggcccttaaacttaaaaaatgaaataagaagatttttaaaaataaaaaaaaaatcatctctgaaaataaatattagattttacattttatttaaaaaaattctaaataaataaatttaaacaagcgGATCCATATCACTTTGAATATTTACTAAAACAACTGTAAATTCAGATTTggattaaagaatcaagattattgttaaattaaaataatcatatatcaATTGATCCACATGATTCTCATTGacatttaaacaataaaattctATTTCCATTCATTTCCTTATTTTCGatcgattaaaaaaaacatagtgaATCAGAAACAAATATTCATTCTTATACATAGTTGGATTTGGACACCTTGGTCTTGGGCCTCTCCCTGAATTCCTATGGTTCACTTACAGCTTGGCCCATTTCGAAAGCTTTCTTACTAAGTCTACCATCCACATCTATATGAAAGATGTAGCACTTGCACCACTTCAACCTCTTCCACCACTGTCCATGTCTTGTGTTGCAGGACCAATTCTCTTCTGTTGTCCGTGAAGAACCCTTCAacctttccttttcctttttttgttccaatcttttatttttattattattattaagaatcCAAATTAGGCCAGTTTGTTGATTTGGACGGGATGTGATATAGGTTCGAAAAGTCAATTAAGTTGGTGTTACAATATGGACCAAAAAACAGGTTAATAATGTTATAACAGGTGGTTGTTTTCACTGGAGGATGATGGAAAGATATTTCTCACAAATAAGGAGGAGGCAATATAAGGTTGGTGGGTTGGTTAAGAAAAAATATCGTGAGTTTAATCCCTCTTACTAATAAAgactaacaattaatatttgtcttttaaaaaaaaaattaaaaccttataaaatgttATAATAAGGTTTTAGTTATCATAAAATGACTTTGGTTTTTAGTCCCAACAATATGACATTTTGATTTTAgtctacaattaatttttttatcttgtttttattcattttttaaatatctaaatctttttttgttcaattttatgTTCACCTTACTAACAACATCACATAATATTGTT is a window encoding:
- the LOC106799179 gene encoding signaling peptide TAXIMIN 2; translated protein: MEGEFCECRPLGFVIGLPFALVSLVFCPVGAIMWLIGSILSCLCSCFKGCGELAKVGVNLVKLPIRVLRWFIDQIPC